Below is a window of Tolypothrix bouteillei VB521301 DNA.
TAAAAGTTATTATTTTTAATAAAACATGGCTATCAATCGTAAGAGAACACCCGTTTGGTAGATTACAATACAAAAAATAAATCTGTATTATTGTAGAGAACAAAGTAGTTTTAATTTTGTAAATCTTTTATTAAGATAAATGAATGCGGCTCTTTCCTGTTCGGCTATATCTGAGCATTACTACTCATTTTTAAAGAACGAATCGCACTTCAGTTCTACTGAGGTAAAATTTGGAATTCGTCTTGAAATTTCTTCTACCGACACTTTAAAAAGAAGAACTTGAGAGCGATCGCCCTAGCTTTTACCCCGGCACTGCAGGTACTTCTCGGAGCAAGTCGGGTTCGTTATGTACAAATGTAATTTGCAATGTCCCTACTAACTGTTTCTCTTTCAGTGCCGAGTCATTAGCAGGTATAAGTTGCTCGAAGCTCTCTTGGCTCAAATGCAAACCTGTCTCTTGCAAAGATGCAGCGAGTTTTTCCAAGTTACCGCTTGGCACCTCAAAGTTGATGCAGATTAAGACGTTCGAGTACAGGTGGAAGTCAGTCACCCAAGCACCTGCTTGGTTAATCGCCTCACTCACACGAGCAGTCATCTGAATCCGTTCTGCTTTAGTAAACCCATCTAGGCGTAGGAATCGTTGCTCAAACACAAGCTAACCTCTGAAGTGAATCAGTTCCATAATAGAGAGTTACGGGAGATCTGTCTTCATCCTGTAAGGTCACCGACTTGGGTGATTATGAAGACAGCACTGGATGGGTAAACTTTATCGAGCGGGTTGAGAAATGACGATCTCTATTCCCTTTGACGTGTCATTTCATTTTGATGATGATTTACGTGAGGTTCCAAACAATCCTACTGAAATGCAACAAGCATTGAAATTTCTGCAATCCCAACTTAAGGATAATGCAATTGAAATAAAGAGCCAAATTCAGCTTCTTGGATTAATTGGTGTTTATTCCCGCATATTGAAAGACTTTGCGGTTGCCCAGCAAGCTCTAACTTCAGCTGTTGAGCTATCAGAATTGGTTGGTTCTAAACAGTTGAGAACTGCGAATATGATTCGGTTAGCTCATGTTTATCAATGGCAGAAGGACTACGCGATTAGCGAGCAATTATTGTATGAAACGATTGCTCTTTGCCAGTGCGATTCTGACTTAACATTCTATCTTGATTTTGCATATCAACATATGGGGAAATGCAAATTTGATCGACACCAGTATGAAGCAGCACGGGGTTTTTTTGAACAAGCCCTGTCTCTTCGCAACAGTAAAGGCGATCGGTCTTCGATCGAGTCAACTCAGTTTGCGCTCGACGCTGTCAATCGTCGTAGTTTAAGCGCAGGTTAACTAGTAGGTAAGTAGGTAAACTGTTGACCGAGAGGGGGCGGGGGGGGAGGGTGGGTTTTTTTGTGAGCTACCCACCAGTAACTGAAGATGAGACAATGCTTTAAAGCTATGTGGAAAAAGATTTTCTTAAAAAGTTTTGAGTTATTACCAATTCGGGTCAGTGGCTGCGCGATCGCCTTCACTTGAGTTTACAGCACTCTCTTTAGGAATTCAGAACCGATCTGTCAATATCAAAAAGCAATTCACACAGAAAAGAGCGAGCCTCTTCTAAAGAAAAGTGTCTGGGCTTTCCCTGAAAAACGATTTGGTATTCGTTACTGTTGGGACCATCTCCGTATCCAGAAATCAGTTTGTGGTGAAAAGCTTCTTCTGCAAGGTGTTGAACTTCATTTCTAAGAACAACTTCTGTATTCATCATAGTCTGTCGTCTCCTATAATTATACAAACAGTGATTTAGCAAGTATAAAAAATACAAAGGGATTGCGACTACTTTCAAAAGTTGTATCTTTTGGCTCGGTCTGGTGAAGGACAAATAACGAACTAGGCTATAGAACTGTAACCTAATTCCTGTTGAGATTTGTTCCCTGTTAGAGTGTTCCTTAGTTCCCTTGTTCAATGATTATGCCTTTAGGATAACTAAAAGTCATTATATTGGAGTTACAATAAGCAGGCATAAGCGTAGCATTTGATCCAAAACTCAAGTGTAACGTGTACGGTGTAGCGCGGCCTGTTGCCATCGCTTCGCAAGTAGTATTCAATTTACAAGATAGTAACTCAGTCTGGAGAAAGCATATATACCTCCAGCTCAGGTGTTTAGCCAAAGGTCTAGAGTCAATGGTTCAAGACAGAGTTGCAGAGCCAATCCGCGTTAACGCAAGAAAGACGGATGCGTTCGATATTTTCAACTTTAAGCATTACGTTGGTCCGAATCCCTATTTAGAAACAGGGGCACTAGTATTTGATTTTACTTTGACTCAATTTACAGAACCTCTGCCTGTAGAGGATTATGTTGCAGTCATTAGCGATCGCTATCCAAATTTGGGTAACGAAACCTACGATTCCCATGCCCATCTGTTTGCACGTACTTTATCAGAAGTTGGAAAGCTACAAATGGATTTACACCTCTTCAGATGGGGTATAAAACCGTATTCCGATTTTACGAGGATTAGCTTGCAGTCATTGCACGAACGCACAACACGGGGTGTTGTTTACTTTGTTTGGGATTGGTTTGAAGCCATAACTCGGGACAAAGAAATTACCTTTGAAGAACAAATTTCAAGCCTTCAAAAGCGGTTTCGGCAATCTGTCTATGGTGGACCAACAGTCTACACTCTACTGCGAACAGCTTTCCATAAAGGTATTCCTGCATTCTACTTGTGGGATGAAGGACTTACTCAGTATGGATATGGCAAGAAACAGGTTCGGGGTATAGCCACAACATTTGATAGCGACAGCCACGTCGATTCCGACTTCACAACCCGTAAAGATGACTGTAAAGCTTTTTTAAGAACTTTGGGATTCCCAGTTCCTAAAGGAGATATTGTTGTAACAGAAAAGGAAGCCCTTGCAGTTGCTAGAGAGATTGGTTATCCAGTAGCAGTGAAGCCAGTCGTCGGTCACAAAGGAATTGGAGTCACCGCAGAAGTGCGAGACGAATACGAACTAGAATCCGCTTTCGATCGCGCACTCAAGGCAATTCCAGAAAACGAATCGACACGTATCATTGTTGAAAAAAGCATTATAGGTGCTGATTTTCGCCTGCTGTGTGTCAATGGTAGATTTGTTGCTGCTACGGAACGTCGTCCTGCATGGGTAGTGGGTGACGGTGACTCAACTATTGAAGAATTAATCCGAGAAGAAAACCGAAAACCCGGACGGTGGGACACTCCAACCTCAGCAATGGCTAAAATTCAGTGTGATGAGGCTATGGAACAGTACCTCGACCAGCAGCGCTTGTCACTTGACAGTGTCCTTGAGAAAGACCGTAAAGTTTATCTTCGTAAAGTTGCTAACCTCTCATCAGGAGGAGTTAGCATTGATGCAACGCGTGAAATTCATCCAGACAATATTATTTTGGCGCAAGACATTGCCCAGCACTTCCGACTCATTTGCTTGGGGATCGATGTGATTGCTCGAAATCTTAACGAATCTTGGAAGTCAGGCGACTTTGCCATTTTAGAAATCAACGCCGCGCCAGGGATTTTGATGCATCTTAACCCTGCTATAGGAGAAAGTGTTGATGTTCCTTCATCTATCCTAGAAACTTTTTATAAGTCAGGGATAGATGCCAGAATACCCATAATTACCTTTAACAACATCTCCGTACAGGAACTTCAAGAAACAATAGACCACATTCTTTTACAACATCCTGACTGGACAATCGGTGCTGTTTGTCGGGAGGGGGTTTTCGTCAATCGTTCGGAAAAAATTCTCAATAAAGATTACAACTCCAACCTCCTAACATTGCTACGCAATCCCAAGCTTGATTTGCTGATTGCTGAGTATAAAGAAGACGTTTTAGAGAAGGAAGGGATGTTCTATTACGGAAGTAATATGGTCGTTCTCGATAACCCCACGGAAACTGAGACGGTACTGACACGGGACGTTTTTGAAGACTCCACTGTGGTTATTAGAAAAGGAGATAATATTTCCATCCGGCGCAAGGGATTGATTGAAGAATACTCTTTGGGAGAACATGAACCGTTTACACGGGTTTATTTGAAGGAAATTGGCACAGTTTTGTAATACGTGCATTACAAAGAGATAACAAAAGTAGAGACATAGCAAGCTATGTCTCTACTGTTAAAGATAACTCCGTTAGGTATAGGCTTTACAACTATAAGTTGTCAATCTCGTTAACTTTTTGAAGTGCGGGAAAACCATTCTTGATAGTTTTTCTGATGTTCTTCGTCCTCTACAACGATAGTGACTCTTACCGCCTTACAGCCATGGTTTCGTTCAAGAGCGATCGCATTTAAAAGCAAACTGGCGATTTTAGGAGAACTAAATTCACCACTGACGGTTAAACTCCCATCAAAACTATCAGTTGAATGCAAGCTATCCGTGTCAGCAAACTCAAAATCAGCTGAGATATCTCCTTGGCTTAAATCTATTTCTGCAAGTTGTTTGCGTTCCGGGCTTACTTGCTCGACAATCAATTTTTCACTCCGAATAGGTACCTGTACCATCCGGGTTTCTACTTGCTTGCGAACGATCACTTCACCAACTTTTCTTTTACTGCGGTCTACAATTACGCGTTCTCCAAGCAACCGCACTATCTCTTCTACAGAAGAGATATTCCCATCATTTGTATTGACTATACTATTTGAAATTACTGAAGTATCTTGTGTATTTCCTGCTAAAGTATTTGAATTATCTTCCATTGTACTAATTTGGCTGTTTTTCTCTAGAGGGTTTTCCAATAATCTTATCTCTGTTTTTTTAACTTTTAAAAAAATACATTTAATTTGAGAGTCAATTTTCTCTACTAACTTACTACTTAGTAAAAAAGTTTGATATTTCTCGTCTGAATTTCTATTTGTATTAACTACAAAACTAATTTGACGATTGACATCAATAATTAAATCTTGCACTTCACCTACTAGCTGATTTTGCCTATCCATAATGGTAAATTTACGCACTTTTTGGCGCAAGCTTTCCAGCAAAGTACTAATTCTGGCAATTTTGCTAGTGTCTTTATTACCTATACCAGGCATTGTCTTATTCATTGTTCTTCTTAATTAGATTAAGAATTGGTTGCTTTAACAGGCTTTAAGATCCCCAGCTTCTGAAAAGAAGTCGGGGATCTGACCGTTCTAGTTTGTTCAACTAGAGGGAAAAATACAAGGGATTAGCGCTCATCAATTGGGAGACCGGGAGCGTTAACGTCTAGTTCTTCGCGACGAATTGTCTCTTGTTCTTCTACAGTATCCCGATCTACAACTTTTCTAACTCGAACTTCTTCGCGCAGGACAGCTTCCTTACGGATGTCAGGAGTTTCTTCGTAGATTTCCATACGAGCAACTTCGCCTTCACGGAAGTTTGCTTCCCCAGGATTCACTGCTCTACCTGCATCTGTTGGCGTTACCCGCTCAACAATAACTCTCTCTTTCTCTATTGGAACTGCAACTCTTGCTGTTTCAGTTTCAATGTGTTTGCCAATAGCGACTTCACCAGCCTTGATCCGTCTCTTATTAGCAATCAATCGTTCTTCGTATAGTCTCAGCGTTTGATGATCGCGATCGTTCATCCCATACAAAGATGGCTCAGCATCGTAACGGTATGTATTGCGATCGTAGCTAGTGGTGTTAGCGGTAGTTGCAGGCTGATTGATTGAGGCTGCTACTCGATTTGCTGCAGATCCAGCTGCATAATTAGCATCTAGAGGAGCAGATGCTTCCAAAGGAGTCGAAGTTTCTAGAGGAGCAGATGCTTCTAAAGGAGTTTTAGTACCGACAGGACTGCGATAAACGTTACGCAGACGCTCTTCATAGTCGTAATCAATAGCGTCACGTTCGTTGAACTCTGGCAAATTATCTGCTTGCTCTCTCGTCATTCCTACGGCGTACACGCGATTTGTATTGTAATCGATGCGAGCGCGACCAATAGGAAGCAATACTTTCTTACCAAAAATCCAAAAACCTAAATCAACAACAAAGTAGCGAAAACGACCTTCATCATCAACTAAAACATCGTTAACTGTACCAATTTTCTGGTCGCTTCCTTCTTCATAGACACTCATTCCTTTGATGTCATCGCCACCAAATGTGTCTTTATAGTTTGGATCGAAATCAGAAACTTTATAAAGAGGCATATTTTTACCCTCCAACTATTTTTCTCTCTTACTCAGTCATGTTAAAAGAAGAATTTCTATGATTCCTCTCTCCTACGAATGACTTAATTAGACTTGTTATTAGTTAGTTTTTCTTGGATCGAACTCTCAACGAATACCCACCATCTACTCACTTTTATGACTTAGTTAGACTGGTGAGTGATTAGTCGTTACTTGTTATTTTTAGATATTACGTAACACTATTAACGACTAACCACTATCCACTAACAACTAACCCTTAAATTAAATCCGGTCATTTAATTTTTTCTCGGAAGTATTCGTTAGTAAATCTCCCTCTGTCTGAATATCTAATTCTTCACGACGGATGGTTTCTTGTGCTTCTACAGTATCGCGATCTACGACTTTTTTAACTCGAACTTCCTCACGCACAAAGGCTTCTTTGTGGATCTCGGGTGTTTCTTCGTAGATTTCTATACGTGCAACTTCTCCTTCTTGGAACTGTAACTCGCTAGGATTGACTGCTCTTCCTGCATCTGTAGGATTGATGCGCTCAATCACAACTCGCTCTTTTTCAATTGGTACTGAAACTCTTGCTGTTTCAGTTTCAATATGTTTGCCAACTGCAACTTCTCCTGTTTTAACGCGGCTCTTGTTGGCGATTAACCGTTCTTCATACAATCTGAATGTTTCTTGATGTTGGTTGTTCAAATTGTACAAAGCGGAGTCTTGTTGGTAGTTGTAAGTATCGCGATTGTGGGTTGCAGTACTGGATAGAGGGCGATAAGCTTTACGGACTTGTTCTTCGTAATCGTAATCAACCGTCAAATTGGATCTGTATTCAGGTAAGCTTTGTACTTGCTCTTTGCTCAGTCCATCTACAAAAACGCGTCTGGCGTTGTAGTCAATGTGAGCTAGACCAATTGGTAGTAGAATCTTTTTATTAGAAGAATCATAAGCGCTATCTATAACGAGATAGCGAAAACGACCTTCACCATCTACCAACACATCATCAACAGAGCCAATTCTCTTTCCACCTTGGGTATAGAGATCTAAAGCTTTAACATCATCGCCACCAAAAGTCTCTCTGTAGTTTGGATCGAAGTCTGCAATCTTGTAAAGAGGCATGGTATTTTTCTGTACTATTAAGAACGTCTTAGTAGTAGAGTAAAATTGAATAAAAAAATTTCCCTCTTGCTGACGACTTAATTTAACTGACGATTTAGCAGTCAAAGGTTATGAATTTCTAAGAATTGATTATTACTAATTTTTGAGCGCTCAACATTTATTTTCAAACTGAGAAAAGAGTGCTATGCTAGCTTTTTTACGAAAAATACAACATCAGTCTCTAGAAAGAAAGTATATTAAATTTTATTTCATAAGTAAGACTAATTAGTTTTATCATTCATCTAAAATTATCAAAAAATGTCCAATCAAGTTTGGCTATCACAACTTAAAGAACACAAAGCGATCGCAGTTATCCGTGCTCCAGAAATTTCATTGGGTTACCAGATGGCTTTAGCAGTTGCATCTGAGGGAGTTAAGTTTATTGAAATTACTTGGAATAGCCATCGTGCTGCTGAACTGATAGGTCAATTACAAGCAGAATTACCTAAATGCACGATCGGCACTGGTACATTATTAAATCTCAA
It encodes the following:
- a CDS encoding tetratricopeptide repeat protein, which gives rise to MTISIPFDVSFHFDDDLREVPNNPTEMQQALKFLQSQLKDNAIEIKSQIQLLGLIGVYSRILKDFAVAQQALTSAVELSELVGSKQLRTANMIRLAHVYQWQKDYAISEQLLYETIALCQCDSDLTFYLDFAYQHMGKCKFDRHQYEAARGFFEQALSLRNSKGDRSSIESTQFALDAVNRRSLSAG
- a CDS encoding acetate--CoA ligase family protein — its product is MVQDRVAEPIRVNARKTDAFDIFNFKHYVGPNPYLETGALVFDFTLTQFTEPLPVEDYVAVISDRYPNLGNETYDSHAHLFARTLSEVGKLQMDLHLFRWGIKPYSDFTRISLQSLHERTTRGVVYFVWDWFEAITRDKEITFEEQISSLQKRFRQSVYGGPTVYTLLRTAFHKGIPAFYLWDEGLTQYGYGKKQVRGIATTFDSDSHVDSDFTTRKDDCKAFLRTLGFPVPKGDIVVTEKEALAVAREIGYPVAVKPVVGHKGIGVTAEVRDEYELESAFDRALKAIPENESTRIIVEKSIIGADFRLLCVNGRFVAATERRPAWVVGDGDSTIEELIREENRKPGRWDTPTSAMAKIQCDEAMEQYLDQQRLSLDSVLEKDRKVYLRKVANLSSGGVSIDATREIHPDNIILAQDIAQHFRLICLGIDVIARNLNESWKSGDFAILEINAAPGILMHLNPAIGESVDVPSSILETFYKSGIDARIPIITFNNISVQELQETIDHILLQHPDWTIGAVCREGVFVNRSEKILNKDYNSNLLTLLRNPKLDLLIAEYKEDVLEKEGMFYYGSNMVVLDNPTETETVLTRDVFEDSTVVIRKGDNISIRRKGLIEEYSLGEHEPFTRVYLKEIGTVL
- a CDS encoding DUF2382 domain-containing protein — protein: MNKTMPGIGNKDTSKIARISTLLESLRQKVRKFTIMDRQNQLVGEVQDLIIDVNRQISFVVNTNRNSDEKYQTFLLSSKLVEKIDSQIKCIFLKVKKTEIRLLENPLEKNSQISTMEDNSNTLAGNTQDTSVISNSIVNTNDGNISSVEEIVRLLGERVIVDRSKRKVGEVIVRKQVETRMVQVPIRSEKLIVEQVSPERKQLAEIDLSQGDISADFEFADTDSLHSTDSFDGSLTVSGEFSSPKIASLLLNAIALERNHGCKAVRVTIVVEDEEHQKNYQEWFSRTSKS
- a CDS encoding DUF2382 domain-containing protein, giving the protein MPLYKVSDFDPNYKDTFGGDDIKGMSVYEEGSDQKIGTVNDVLVDDEGRFRYFVVDLGFWIFGKKVLLPIGRARIDYNTNRVYAVGMTREQADNLPEFNERDAIDYDYEERLRNVYRSPVGTKTPLEASAPLETSTPLEASAPLDANYAAGSAANRVAASINQPATTANTTSYDRNTYRYDAEPSLYGMNDRDHQTLRLYEERLIANKRRIKAGEVAIGKHIETETARVAVPIEKERVIVERVTPTDAGRAVNPGEANFREGEVARMEIYEETPDIRKEAVLREEVRVRKVVDRDTVEEQETIRREELDVNAPGLPIDER
- a CDS encoding DUF2382 domain-containing protein; the encoded protein is MPLYKIADFDPNYRETFGGDDVKALDLYTQGGKRIGSVDDVLVDGEGRFRYLVIDSAYDSSNKKILLPIGLAHIDYNARRVFVDGLSKEQVQSLPEYRSNLTVDYDYEEQVRKAYRPLSSTATHNRDTYNYQQDSALYNLNNQHQETFRLYEERLIANKSRVKTGEVAVGKHIETETARVSVPIEKERVVIERINPTDAGRAVNPSELQFQEGEVARIEIYEETPEIHKEAFVREEVRVKKVVDRDTVEAQETIRREELDIQTEGDLLTNTSEKKLNDRI